One genomic window of Eptesicus fuscus isolate TK198812 chromosome 6, DD_ASM_mEF_20220401, whole genome shotgun sequence includes the following:
- the MAT2B gene encoding methionine adenosyltransferase 2 subunit beta isoform X2, translating into MPEMPENMEQEEVNVPNRRVLITGATGLLGRAVYKEFHQNNWHAVGCGFRRARPKFEHVNLLDANAVHHIIYDFQPHVIVHCAAERRPDVVENQPDAAAQLNVDASGNLAKEAAAVGAFLIYISSDYVFDGTNPPYREEDIPSPLNLYGKTKLEGEKAVLENNLGAAVLRIPILYGEVEKLEESSVTVMFDKVQFSNKSANMDHWQQRFPTHVKDVASVCRQLAEKRMLDPSIKGTFHWSGNEQMTKYEMACAIADAFNLPSSHLRPITDSPVLGAQRPKNSQLDCSKLETLGIGQRTPFRIGIKESLWPFLIDKRWRQTVFH; encoded by the exons GAGGAAGTTAATGTCCCCAATAGGCGTGTTCTGATTACTGGTGCCACTGGGCTTCTTGGCAGAGCTGTGTACAAAGAATTTCATCAGAATAATTGGCATGCCGTTGGCTGTGGTTTTCGAAGAGCAAGACCAAAATTTGAACATGTTAATCTATTGGATGCGAATGCGGTTCATCACATCATTTATGATTTTCAG CCCCATGTCATAGTACACTGTGCAGCAGAGAGAAGGCCAGATGTTGTAGAAAATCAGCCAGATGCTGCTGCTCAGCTTAATGTGGATGCTTCTGGGAATTTAGCAAAGGAAGCAG CTGCAGTTGGAGCATTTCTAATCTATATTAGCTCAGATTATGTTTTTGATGGAACAAATCCTCCTTATAGAGAGGAAGATATACCAAGTCCCTTAAATCTATATGGCAAAAcaaaattagaaggagaaaaggCTGTTCTGGAGAACAATTTAG GAGCTGCTGTTTTGAGAATTCCTATTCTGTATGGAGAAGTTGAGAAGCTGGAGGAGAGTTCTGTGACTGTTATGTTTGATAAAGTGCAGTTCAGCAACAAGTCAGCGAACATGGACCACTGGCAGCAGAGGTTCCCCACGCACGTCAAAGACGTAGCCTCCGTGTGTCGTCAGCTAGCAGAGAAGAGAATGCTG GACCCATCAATTAAGGGAACTTTTCACTGGTCTGGAAATGAACAGATGACAAAGTATGAAATGGCATGTGCAATTGCAGACGCCTTCAACCTCCCCAGCAGTCACTTACGACCA atAACTGACAGTCCTGTCTTAGGAGCCCAACGTCCAAAAAATTCTCAGCTTGACTGCTCCAAATTGGAGACCTTGGGCATTGGCCAGCGAACACCGTTTCGAATTGGAATCAAAGAGTCACTCTGGCCCTTCCTCATTGATAAGAGATGGAGACAAACCGTCTTTCACTAG
- the MAT2B gene encoding methionine adenosyltransferase 2 subunit beta isoform X1 gives MVGREKEFSVHFVPGNCQLVEEEVNVPNRRVLITGATGLLGRAVYKEFHQNNWHAVGCGFRRARPKFEHVNLLDANAVHHIIYDFQPHVIVHCAAERRPDVVENQPDAAAQLNVDASGNLAKEAAAVGAFLIYISSDYVFDGTNPPYREEDIPSPLNLYGKTKLEGEKAVLENNLGAAVLRIPILYGEVEKLEESSVTVMFDKVQFSNKSANMDHWQQRFPTHVKDVASVCRQLAEKRMLDPSIKGTFHWSGNEQMTKYEMACAIADAFNLPSSHLRPITDSPVLGAQRPKNSQLDCSKLETLGIGQRTPFRIGIKESLWPFLIDKRWRQTVFH, from the exons GAGGAAGTTAATGTCCCCAATAGGCGTGTTCTGATTACTGGTGCCACTGGGCTTCTTGGCAGAGCTGTGTACAAAGAATTTCATCAGAATAATTGGCATGCCGTTGGCTGTGGTTTTCGAAGAGCAAGACCAAAATTTGAACATGTTAATCTATTGGATGCGAATGCGGTTCATCACATCATTTATGATTTTCAG CCCCATGTCATAGTACACTGTGCAGCAGAGAGAAGGCCAGATGTTGTAGAAAATCAGCCAGATGCTGCTGCTCAGCTTAATGTGGATGCTTCTGGGAATTTAGCAAAGGAAGCAG CTGCAGTTGGAGCATTTCTAATCTATATTAGCTCAGATTATGTTTTTGATGGAACAAATCCTCCTTATAGAGAGGAAGATATACCAAGTCCCTTAAATCTATATGGCAAAAcaaaattagaaggagaaaaggCTGTTCTGGAGAACAATTTAG GAGCTGCTGTTTTGAGAATTCCTATTCTGTATGGAGAAGTTGAGAAGCTGGAGGAGAGTTCTGTGACTGTTATGTTTGATAAAGTGCAGTTCAGCAACAAGTCAGCGAACATGGACCACTGGCAGCAGAGGTTCCCCACGCACGTCAAAGACGTAGCCTCCGTGTGTCGTCAGCTAGCAGAGAAGAGAATGCTG GACCCATCAATTAAGGGAACTTTTCACTGGTCTGGAAATGAACAGATGACAAAGTATGAAATGGCATGTGCAATTGCAGACGCCTTCAACCTCCCCAGCAGTCACTTACGACCA atAACTGACAGTCCTGTCTTAGGAGCCCAACGTCCAAAAAATTCTCAGCTTGACTGCTCCAAATTGGAGACCTTGGGCATTGGCCAGCGAACACCGTTTCGAATTGGAATCAAAGAGTCACTCTGGCCCTTCCTCATTGATAAGAGATGGAGACAAACCGTCTTTCACTAG
- the MAT2B gene encoding methionine adenosyltransferase 2 subunit beta isoform X3: MVGREKEFSVHFVPGNCQLVEEEVNVPNRRVLITGATGLLGRAVYKEFHQNNWHAVGCGFRRARPKFEHVNLLDANAVHHIIYDFQPHVIVHCAAERRPDVVENQPDAAAQLNVDASGNLAKEAGAAVLRIPILYGEVEKLEESSVTVMFDKVQFSNKSANMDHWQQRFPTHVKDVASVCRQLAEKRMLDPSIKGTFHWSGNEQMTKYEMACAIADAFNLPSSHLRPITDSPVLGAQRPKNSQLDCSKLETLGIGQRTPFRIGIKESLWPFLIDKRWRQTVFH, from the exons GAGGAAGTTAATGTCCCCAATAGGCGTGTTCTGATTACTGGTGCCACTGGGCTTCTTGGCAGAGCTGTGTACAAAGAATTTCATCAGAATAATTGGCATGCCGTTGGCTGTGGTTTTCGAAGAGCAAGACCAAAATTTGAACATGTTAATCTATTGGATGCGAATGCGGTTCATCACATCATTTATGATTTTCAG CCCCATGTCATAGTACACTGTGCAGCAGAGAGAAGGCCAGATGTTGTAGAAAATCAGCCAGATGCTGCTGCTCAGCTTAATGTGGATGCTTCTGGGAATTTAGCAAAGGAAGCAG GAGCTGCTGTTTTGAGAATTCCTATTCTGTATGGAGAAGTTGAGAAGCTGGAGGAGAGTTCTGTGACTGTTATGTTTGATAAAGTGCAGTTCAGCAACAAGTCAGCGAACATGGACCACTGGCAGCAGAGGTTCCCCACGCACGTCAAAGACGTAGCCTCCGTGTGTCGTCAGCTAGCAGAGAAGAGAATGCTG GACCCATCAATTAAGGGAACTTTTCACTGGTCTGGAAATGAACAGATGACAAAGTATGAAATGGCATGTGCAATTGCAGACGCCTTCAACCTCCCCAGCAGTCACTTACGACCA atAACTGACAGTCCTGTCTTAGGAGCCCAACGTCCAAAAAATTCTCAGCTTGACTGCTCCAAATTGGAGACCTTGGGCATTGGCCAGCGAACACCGTTTCGAATTGGAATCAAAGAGTCACTCTGGCCCTTCCTCATTGATAAGAGATGGAGACAAACCGTCTTTCACTAG